The following proteins come from a genomic window of Micromonospora echinofusca:
- a CDS encoding glycine--tRNA ligase, whose product MPADRIDAVVSLAKRRGFVFPSSEIYGGTRSAWDYGPLGVELKENVRRQWWKTMVQQRDDVVGLDSAVILARDVWAASGHLDAFVDPLTECQSCHKRFRADHLEEAYEAKHGKPPASLTELNCPNCGNKGTFTEPKMFNGLMKTFLGPVESEEGMHYLRPETAQGIFVNYKNVETVARKKPPFGIAQTGKSFRNEITPGNFIFRTREFEQMEMEFFVEPGSDEQWHEYWLSERWNWYLDLGLSEGNLRFYEHPKEKLSHYSKRTVDIEYRFQFGGTEFAELEGIANRTDFDLTTHSKHSGVDLSYFDQAKGERWMPYVIEPAAGLTRAVLAFLLEAYDEDEAPNTKGGVDKRTVMRFDPRLAPVKVAVLPLSRNEALSPKAKGLAADLRKRWVVEFDDSQAIGRRYRRQDEIGTPFCVTVDFDTLDDNAVTVRNRDTMAQERIALDQVERYLIERLPGC is encoded by the coding sequence ATGCCAGCCGACCGTATCGACGCCGTCGTCAGCCTCGCCAAGCGCCGAGGCTTCGTCTTCCCCTCCAGCGAGATCTACGGAGGCACCCGGTCGGCGTGGGACTACGGTCCGCTCGGCGTGGAGCTGAAGGAGAACGTCCGCCGGCAGTGGTGGAAGACCATGGTCCAGCAGCGCGACGACGTGGTCGGCCTCGACTCCGCCGTGATCCTGGCCCGCGACGTCTGGGCCGCCTCCGGTCACCTGGACGCCTTCGTCGACCCGCTGACCGAGTGCCAGTCGTGCCACAAGCGGTTCCGGGCCGACCACCTCGAGGAGGCGTACGAGGCCAAGCACGGCAAGCCGCCGGCCTCGCTGACCGAGCTGAACTGCCCGAACTGCGGCAACAAGGGCACCTTCACCGAGCCGAAGATGTTCAACGGCCTGATGAAGACCTTCCTCGGCCCGGTCGAGAGCGAGGAGGGCATGCACTACCTGCGGCCCGAGACCGCCCAGGGCATCTTCGTCAACTACAAGAACGTCGAGACGGTCGCCCGCAAGAAGCCGCCGTTCGGCATCGCCCAGACCGGCAAGTCGTTCCGCAACGAGATCACGCCGGGCAACTTCATCTTCCGCACCCGCGAGTTCGAGCAGATGGAGATGGAGTTCTTCGTCGAGCCGGGCTCGGACGAGCAGTGGCACGAGTACTGGCTCTCCGAGCGCTGGAACTGGTACCTCGACCTGGGCCTGTCGGAGGGCAACCTGCGCTTCTACGAGCACCCGAAGGAGAAGCTCTCCCACTACTCGAAGCGCACGGTCGACATCGAGTACCGCTTCCAGTTCGGCGGCACCGAGTTCGCGGAGTTGGAGGGCATCGCCAACCGCACCGACTTCGACCTGACCACGCACAGCAAGCACTCCGGCGTCGACCTGTCCTACTTCGACCAGGCCAAGGGCGAGCGCTGGATGCCGTACGTCATCGAGCCGGCCGCCGGCCTGACCCGCGCGGTGCTCGCGTTCCTGCTGGAGGCGTACGACGAGGACGAGGCGCCGAACACCAAGGGCGGCGTGGACAAGCGCACGGTGATGCGTTTCGACCCGCGACTGGCCCCGGTCAAGGTGGCGGTGCTGCCGCTGTCGCGCAACGAGGCGCTCTCGCCCAAGGCGAAGGGGCTCGCCGCGGACCTGCGCAAGCGCTGGGTGGTGGAGTTCGACGACTCGCAGGCCATCGGCCGCCGCTACCGCCGCCAGGACGAGATCGGCACCCCGTTCTGCGTGACGGTCGACTTCGACACCCTCGACGACAACGCGGTGACCGTGCGGAACCGGGACACCATGGCCCAGGAGCGCATCGCGCTGGACCAGGTCGAGCGCTACCTGATCGAGCGCCTTCCCGGCTGCTGA
- a CDS encoding DUF6328 family protein: MSKETEKQRWQRNFADLLQELRVAQTGVQILFAFLLTLPFSNGFTRTSPFQKDVYIVALLAAAAATAMIISPVAFHRALFRQGRKPELVRFAHRMASGGLAFMLISMVSAVLLITDFVLDRSVAMVLSGLTGLWFLTFWVFLPFSRRNWGEDDDDDDDGDPRSLSD; encoded by the coding sequence GTGTCCAAGGAAACCGAGAAGCAGCGCTGGCAGCGCAACTTCGCCGACCTGCTCCAGGAGCTTCGGGTCGCCCAGACCGGCGTGCAGATCCTCTTCGCCTTCCTGCTCACGCTGCCGTTCAGCAACGGCTTCACCCGTACCAGCCCGTTCCAGAAGGACGTCTACATCGTCGCGTTGCTGGCGGCGGCCGCCGCCACCGCGATGATCATTTCTCCGGTGGCCTTCCACCGCGCGCTGTTCCGGCAGGGCCGCAAGCCGGAGCTGGTCCGGTTCGCCCACCGGATGGCAAGCGGCGGCCTCGCCTTCATGTTGATCTCGATGGTCAGCGCGGTGCTGCTGATCACCGACTTCGTGCTGGACCGGAGCGTCGCCATGGTGCTCAGCGGCCTCACCGGCCTCTGGTTCCTCACCTTCTGGGTGTTCCTGCCGTTCTCCCGGCGCAACTGGGGTGAGGACGACGACGATGACGATGACGGCGACCCCCGGTCCCTGAGCGACTGA
- a CDS encoding ArsR/SmtB family transcription factor encodes MTDGSGYDAFEGASELLRALSAPIRLAIVSELAEGERCVHELVDKLGAAQPLVSQHLRVLRGAGVVRGSRRGREIAYALVDEHVAHIVADAVSHAGEGS; translated from the coding sequence GTGACCGACGGATCAGGCTACGACGCCTTCGAGGGCGCCAGCGAGCTGTTGCGTGCCCTCTCGGCGCCGATCCGGCTGGCCATCGTCAGCGAGCTCGCCGAGGGCGAGCGGTGCGTGCACGAGCTGGTCGACAAGCTCGGCGCCGCGCAGCCCCTGGTGTCCCAGCACCTGCGGGTGCTGCGGGGCGCCGGCGTGGTGCGCGGCTCCCGGCGGGGTCGCGAGATCGCGTACGCGCTCGTCGACGAGCACGTCGCACACATCGTGGCCGACGCGGTGAGCCACGCCGGGGAGGGATCATGA
- a CDS encoding metal ABC transporter substrate-binding protein, with product MNIRSAPRTLAVATTALLALGGVTACSDDGTAGADPQRVDVVAAFYPLQFLAERIGGDAVKVTNLVKPGAEPHDLELNPGQVGQVAEAELVVLLKGFQPALDEAVEQNAKDRAFDVSTVQPLMDAAAGGHDHDHEGEEHAHPEESTKAEEPGHEENGTKDPHLWLDPTRLATVGDKLAERLGKADPDRAADYTARAGALRTELEKLDAEFTTGLKTCQRREIVVSHTAFGYLTERYKLEQIGITGLSPDNEPAPQRLAEVIEEAREHKATTIFFETLVSPKVAETIAKEVGAKTAVLDPLEGLTPGGGDYLSVMRTNLATLRTALSCS from the coding sequence ATGAACATCCGCTCCGCCCCGCGCACCCTGGCCGTCGCCACCACCGCCCTGCTCGCCCTGGGCGGTGTCACGGCCTGCTCCGACGACGGCACCGCCGGCGCCGACCCGCAGCGGGTCGACGTGGTGGCGGCCTTCTACCCGTTGCAGTTCCTCGCCGAGCGCATCGGCGGCGACGCGGTGAAGGTGACCAACCTGGTCAAGCCCGGGGCGGAGCCGCACGACCTGGAGCTGAACCCGGGCCAGGTGGGCCAGGTCGCCGAGGCGGAGCTGGTCGTCCTGCTCAAAGGCTTCCAGCCGGCGCTGGACGAGGCCGTCGAGCAGAACGCCAAGGACCGCGCGTTCGACGTGTCGACCGTGCAGCCGCTGATGGACGCCGCCGCGGGCGGCCACGACCACGACCACGAGGGCGAGGAGCACGCCCACCCCGAGGAGTCGACCAAGGCCGAGGAGCCCGGCCACGAGGAGAACGGCACCAAGGACCCGCACCTCTGGCTGGACCCGACCCGCCTGGCCACGGTCGGCGACAAGCTCGCCGAGCGGCTCGGCAAGGCCGACCCGGACCGCGCCGCCGACTACACCGCCCGCGCCGGGGCGCTGCGTACCGAGCTGGAGAAGCTGGACGCCGAGTTCACGACCGGGCTGAAGACCTGCCAGCGGCGGGAGATCGTGGTCAGCCACACCGCCTTCGGCTACCTGACCGAGCGCTACAAGCTGGAGCAGATCGGCATCACCGGGCTCAGCCCGGACAACGAGCCCGCCCCGCAGCGCCTCGCCGAGGTGATCGAGGAGGCCCGGGAGCACAAGGCCACCACGATCTTCTTCGAGACCCTCGTCAGCCCGAAGGTGGCCGAGACCATCGCCAAGGAGGTCGGCGCGAAGACCGCCGTGCTGGACCCCCTGGAGGGGCTGACGCCCGGCGGCGGCGACTACCTTTCGGTGATGCGTACCAACCTTGCGACCCTGAGGACGGCGTTGAGCTGCTCGTGA
- a CDS encoding antibiotic biosynthesis monooxygenase family protein, whose translation MLVTNRFVVDVDVADEFTERAHAALAALAARPGYLRGQLVRALDDPRHWCLVTEWESVGTYRRALGGFDVKITAVPLLAESLDEPSAYEALASAAPGGEVVRTASDRAAAPYR comes from the coding sequence GTGCTGGTGACGAACCGGTTCGTGGTGGACGTCGATGTCGCCGACGAGTTCACCGAGCGGGCGCACGCCGCCCTCGCCGCCCTCGCGGCCCGCCCCGGTTACCTGCGCGGCCAGCTCGTCCGGGCGCTGGACGACCCGCGACACTGGTGCCTGGTCACCGAGTGGGAGTCGGTCGGCACCTACCGCCGGGCCCTGGGCGGCTTCGACGTCAAGATCACCGCAGTGCCGCTGCTCGCCGAGTCGCTCGACGAACCGTCGGCGTACGAGGCGCTCGCCAGCGCCGCCCCCGGCGGGGAGGTCGTCCGGACCGCCAGCGATCGGGCCGCTGCTCCTTACCGCTGA
- a CDS encoding metal ABC transporter ATP-binding protein, whose protein sequence is MTSPVITVAHGVVGYDGRPVLRDVSLTVTAGEVVAVLGANGSGKSTLIRAALGLVPLSSGSVTLFDRPLRRFRQWHRIGYVPQRLGAGSGVPATVREVVASGRLARRGVLRPPGAADRAAVAAALEAVGLADRARDPVATLSGGQQQRTLIARALAGQPELLVLDEPTAGVDAASQEAFAGALHGFVAGGGTVLLVAHELGPLRPLITRAVVVHQGGICHDGAVPEPAGHHAEPDHDHVHPHGPDEPAGLWSS, encoded by the coding sequence GTGACATCCCCAGTCATCACCGTCGCGCACGGGGTGGTCGGCTACGACGGCCGCCCCGTGCTGCGCGACGTCTCGTTGACCGTGACCGCCGGCGAGGTGGTCGCGGTGCTCGGCGCCAACGGCTCCGGCAAGTCCACCCTGATCCGCGCCGCGCTCGGCCTGGTGCCGCTCAGCTCCGGATCGGTCACCCTCTTCGACCGCCCGTTGCGCCGCTTCCGGCAGTGGCACCGCATCGGGTACGTCCCGCAGCGCCTCGGCGCCGGCAGCGGCGTACCGGCCACCGTCCGCGAGGTGGTGGCCTCCGGCCGGCTCGCCCGGCGTGGGGTGCTGCGCCCGCCCGGCGCGGCGGACCGGGCGGCGGTGGCCGCCGCGCTGGAGGCGGTCGGGCTCGCCGACCGGGCCCGCGATCCCGTGGCCACCCTTTCCGGCGGGCAGCAGCAGCGCACCCTGATCGCCCGGGCGCTGGCCGGCCAGCCGGAGCTGCTGGTCCTCGACGAGCCCACGGCCGGGGTCGACGCCGCCAGCCAGGAGGCGTTCGCGGGGGCGCTGCACGGCTTCGTCGCCGGCGGCGGCACGGTGCTGCTGGTGGCCCACGAGCTGGGGCCGCTGCGACCGCTGATCACCCGGGCGGTCGTCGTACACCAGGGTGGGATCTGCCACGACGGCGCGGTGCCCGAGCCCGCCGGCCACCACGCGGAGCCCGACCACGACCACGTGCACCCGCACGGTCCCGACGAGCCCGCCGGGCTGTGGAGCAGCTGA
- a CDS encoding acyl-CoA dehydrogenase family protein — MTTTHNSRPAPDGSGDDRSTAAADRPPPAGAAGPLPTEAGQVSEKEARQVAEAARESSWDRPSFGKELFLGRFRLDLINPWPRSDPADVARADEFLGRLREFLISEVDGAAIERDASIPDEVFQGLARLGAFGMKIDRSYGGLGLSNLHYCRALMLAGSVSPAIGALLSAHQSIGVPQPLKMFGTAEQKQRFLPRLAAGEISAFLLTEPDVGSDPARLATTAEPTPDGTGYRLNGVKLWATNGTVATLLVVMARVPAAEGRRGGITAFVVEGDTEGITVERRNAFIGLRGLENSLTRFHDVFVPKENVIGGEGKGLKIALTTLNTGRLSLPAMCVGAGKWALNVARGWAADRVQWGRPVGEHEAVAQKLSFIAATTYGMETMLDLCCLLADDDRNDIRIEAALVKLHASEMAWKIADELVQIRGGRGYETADSLAARGERPVAVEQMLRDLRINRIFEGSTEIMHLLIAREAVDAHLSVAGDIIDPDAGLGRKAKAGARAGAFYARWLPTLAVGRGQRPSAYAEFGPLAGHLRQVERASRKLARSTFYAMSRWQGKMERKQAFLGRVVDIGAELFAMSAVCVRAYAERDARPENVELADLFCRQARVRVDALFTALWDNTDSVDTAAAKRILAGRYAALEDGVLTPADDLPWVAPWSPGPSTATDARRRIPPPSS, encoded by the coding sequence GTGACCACGACACACAACAGCCGACCCGCACCCGACGGATCAGGCGACGACCGGTCGACGGCCGCCGCCGACCGACCGCCGCCGGCCGGTGCCGCCGGGCCGCTGCCGACGGAGGCCGGTCAGGTCTCCGAGAAGGAGGCCCGCCAGGTCGCCGAGGCGGCCCGGGAGTCCTCCTGGGACCGTCCCAGCTTCGGCAAGGAACTCTTCCTCGGCCGCTTCCGGCTCGACCTGATCAACCCCTGGCCGCGCTCCGACCCGGCGGACGTCGCCCGCGCCGACGAGTTCCTCGGCCGGCTCCGCGAGTTCCTCATCTCCGAGGTGGACGGTGCCGCCATCGAACGGGACGCGTCCATCCCGGACGAGGTGTTCCAGGGGCTGGCCCGGCTCGGCGCCTTCGGCATGAAGATCGACCGCTCGTACGGCGGGCTCGGGCTGAGCAACCTGCACTACTGCCGGGCGCTCATGCTGGCCGGCTCGGTCAGCCCGGCGATCGGCGCGCTGCTCTCGGCGCACCAGTCCATCGGGGTGCCGCAGCCGCTGAAGATGTTCGGCACCGCCGAGCAGAAGCAGCGCTTCCTGCCCCGGCTCGCCGCCGGCGAGATCTCCGCGTTCCTGCTCACCGAACCGGACGTCGGCTCCGACCCGGCCCGGCTGGCCACCACCGCCGAGCCCACGCCCGACGGCACCGGCTACCGGCTCAACGGCGTGAAGCTGTGGGCCACCAACGGCACCGTCGCCACCCTGCTCGTGGTGATGGCCCGGGTGCCCGCCGCCGAGGGACGGCGCGGCGGGATCACCGCCTTCGTCGTCGAGGGCGACACCGAGGGCATCACGGTCGAACGGCGCAACGCCTTCATCGGCCTGCGTGGGCTGGAGAACAGCCTGACCCGCTTCCACGACGTCTTCGTACCGAAGGAGAACGTCATCGGCGGCGAGGGCAAGGGCCTGAAGATCGCGCTCACCACCCTGAACACCGGGCGGCTGTCGCTGCCGGCCATGTGCGTCGGCGCCGGCAAGTGGGCGCTGAACGTGGCCCGGGGGTGGGCCGCCGACCGGGTGCAGTGGGGGCGGCCCGTGGGCGAGCACGAGGCGGTGGCCCAGAAGCTCTCCTTCATCGCCGCGACGACGTACGGCATGGAGACCATGCTCGACCTCTGCTGCCTGCTCGCCGACGACGACCGCAACGACATCCGGATCGAGGCGGCGCTGGTCAAGCTCCACGCCAGCGAGATGGCCTGGAAGATCGCCGACGAGCTGGTGCAGATCCGGGGCGGTCGCGGCTACGAGACGGCCGACTCGCTGGCCGCGCGGGGCGAACGACCGGTCGCCGTCGAGCAGATGCTGCGCGACCTGCGGATCAACCGCATCTTCGAGGGCTCCACCGAGATCATGCACCTGCTCATCGCCCGGGAGGCGGTCGACGCGCACCTGTCGGTCGCCGGCGACATCATCGACCCGGACGCCGGGCTGGGCCGCAAGGCGAAGGCCGGGGCGCGGGCGGGCGCGTTCTACGCGAGGTGGCTGCCCACCCTCGCCGTCGGCCGGGGGCAGCGCCCCTCGGCGTACGCCGAGTTCGGGCCCCTCGCCGGCCACCTGCGGCAGGTGGAGCGCGCCTCGCGCAAGCTGGCCCGGTCGACGTTCTACGCGATGTCCCGCTGGCAGGGAAAGATGGAGCGCAAGCAGGCGTTCCTCGGCCGGGTGGTGGACATCGGCGCGGAGCTGTTCGCGATGTCCGCGGTCTGCGTACGCGCCTACGCCGAGCGGGACGCCCGCCCCGAGAACGTCGAACTGGCCGACCTGTTCTGCCGGCAGGCCCGGGTACGCGTCGACGCGCTCTTCACCGCCCTGTGGGACAACACCGACTCCGTCGACACGGCGGCCGCGAAGCGGATCCTCGCCGGACGCTACGCCGCCCTGGAGGACGGCGTGCTGACCCCCGCCGACGACCTGCCGTGGGTGGCCCCGTGGTCCCCGGGCCCTTCCACCGCCACCGACGCCCGCCGCCGCATCCCGCCCCCCTCCTCCTGA
- a CDS encoding Fur family transcriptional regulator gives MTGATVRNTRQRSAVSALLGELEGFHSAQELHAMLRERGERVGLTTVYRTLQGLADTGEIDVMRPPGGEHLYRRCSEGHHHHLVCRSCGRTVEVAGPTVENWAERVAAKHGYADVSHTLEIFGTCPACAG, from the coding sequence ATGACGGGTGCCACGGTCCGCAACACCCGACAGCGCTCGGCGGTCAGCGCGCTGCTCGGCGAGCTGGAGGGCTTCCACAGCGCGCAGGAGCTGCACGCGATGCTGCGCGAGCGCGGCGAGCGGGTCGGGCTGACGACCGTCTACCGCACGCTCCAGGGGCTCGCCGACACGGGCGAGATCGACGTCATGCGCCCGCCGGGCGGCGAGCACCTCTACCGCCGGTGCAGCGAGGGCCACCACCACCACCTGGTCTGCCGGTCCTGCGGCCGCACCGTGGAGGTGGCGGGCCCGACGGTGGAGAACTGGGCCGAGCGGGTGGCGGCGAAGCACGGCTACGCCGACGTCAGCCACACCCTGGAGATCTTCGGCACCTGCCCGGCCTGCGCGGGCTGA
- a CDS encoding sugar isomerase domain-containing protein — translation MPLSADEFLTVVTATMNRVAESQREAVGRAADLIAEAVRADGVVHAFGTGHSEALAMEIAGRAGGLVPTNRIALRDLVLVGGAPADVLGPLLERDPAVAHRLYELAPVGPRDVFVLASNSGVNGAMVEFASLVREKGHGLVAITSAQHSGQMTSRHPSGRKLADFADVVLDNGAPYGDATLPLPGGGAVGAVSSITAALLAQQITVEVVARLLAAGERPPVYLSANIAGGDEHNNALEARYAGRIRRGS, via the coding sequence ATGCCGCTGAGCGCCGACGAGTTCCTGACCGTGGTGACCGCCACGATGAACCGGGTGGCCGAGAGCCAGCGCGAGGCGGTGGGGCGGGCCGCCGACCTGATCGCCGAGGCGGTACGCGCCGACGGCGTGGTCCACGCGTTCGGCACGGGCCACTCCGAGGCGCTGGCCATGGAGATCGCCGGGCGGGCCGGCGGGCTGGTCCCGACGAATCGGATCGCCCTGCGGGACCTGGTGCTCGTCGGTGGCGCCCCGGCGGACGTGCTCGGGCCGCTGCTGGAGCGCGACCCGGCGGTGGCGCACCGCCTCTACGAGCTGGCGCCGGTCGGCCCCCGCGACGTCTTCGTGCTCGCCTCCAACTCCGGCGTGAACGGCGCGATGGTGGAGTTCGCCTCGCTGGTCAGGGAGAAGGGCCACGGGCTGGTCGCGATCACGTCGGCGCAGCACTCCGGGCAGATGACCTCGCGCCACCCGTCGGGACGCAAGCTCGCCGACTTCGCCGACGTGGTGCTCGACAACGGCGCCCCGTACGGCGACGCGACCTTGCCGCTGCCCGGCGGCGGCGCGGTCGGCGCGGTCTCGTCGATCACCGCCGCGCTGCTGGCGCAGCAGATCACGGTCGAGGTGGTGGCCCGCCTGCTGGCGGCGGGGGAGCGGCCCCCGGTCTACCTGTCGGCGAACATCGCCGGGGGCGACGAGCACAACAACGCCCTGGAGGCCCGGTACGCGGGCCGGATCCGGCGCGGCTCCTGA
- a CDS encoding alpha/beta fold hydrolase, translating to MRIEARGFTFDVRVGGPEGGVPVLLLHGFPQHGGEFDDVVPALHAVGLRTYAPDQRGYSPGARPEAVEAYRLPELVADAVALLDALGVDAAHLVGHDWGAIVAWAVAAHHPDRVRTLTAVSVPHPAAMTWALSEDTGQKARSAYMALFRKPGKAEKALLVLGATGLRRMLHGVGDDARVAAYADPMREPGALTAALNWYRAMSRRDLAATGPVTVPTTYVWSGRDIAIGRTAAEACAQHVRADYRFVELPRVSHWIPDEAPAPLAEAIVARVHDPV from the coding sequence ATGCGGATCGAGGCCCGGGGTTTCACGTTCGACGTCCGCGTCGGCGGACCGGAGGGCGGCGTGCCCGTCCTGCTGCTGCACGGCTTCCCGCAGCACGGCGGGGAGTTCGACGACGTGGTGCCCGCGCTGCACGCCGTCGGCCTGCGTACGTACGCGCCGGACCAGCGCGGCTACTCGCCCGGTGCGCGCCCCGAGGCCGTCGAGGCCTACCGGCTGCCGGAGCTGGTCGCCGACGCGGTGGCCCTGCTCGACGCGTTGGGCGTCGACGCGGCGCACCTGGTGGGGCACGACTGGGGCGCCATCGTCGCCTGGGCCGTCGCGGCGCACCACCCCGACCGGGTCCGTACGCTGACCGCCGTCTCGGTGCCGCACCCCGCCGCGATGACCTGGGCGCTGTCCGAGGACACGGGGCAGAAGGCGCGCTCGGCGTACATGGCGCTGTTCCGTAAGCCGGGCAAGGCGGAGAAGGCGCTGCTGGTGCTGGGCGCGACCGGGCTGCGCCGGATGCTGCACGGGGTCGGCGACGACGCGCGGGTGGCCGCGTACGCGGACCCGATGCGCGAGCCGGGCGCGCTGACCGCCGCGCTGAACTGGTACCGCGCCATGTCCCGCCGGGACCTGGCCGCCACCGGCCCGGTGACGGTGCCGACCACGTACGTGTGGAGCGGTCGCGACATCGCGATCGGCCGGACGGCCGCCGAGGCGTGCGCCCAGCACGTGCGGGCCGACTACCGCTTCGTCGAGCTGCCCCGGGTGAGCCACTGGATCCCCGACGAGGCGCCCGCCCCGCTGGCCGAGGCGATCGTGGCCCGGGTGCACGACCCGGTCTGA
- a CDS encoding metal ABC transporter permease translates to MELFQYPYMQRALIGALIIGLAAPALGIYLVQRRLALIGDGVGHVALTGVGAGLLLNRSPVLVAVLVATLGAVTIELVRARGRTSGDLALALLFYGGIAGGVTLVGLSDSTSASLNSYLFGSLSTITPADLTTIAVLGAAIAVTMLALRPALFAVCHDEEYARVSGLPVRTLNLLLAVATAVTVTIAMRAVGVLLISALMVVPVATAQQVTRGFRSTMTAAMALGLFAAGSGVWVAANANTAPGASVVLMAIASFAVVAVLGAGWRVLRRRRTPDAAPVPEPHEVVLH, encoded by the coding sequence ATGGAACTCTTCCAGTACCCCTACATGCAGCGGGCCCTGATCGGGGCGCTGATCATCGGCCTGGCCGCCCCGGCGCTCGGCATCTACCTGGTGCAGCGGCGACTCGCCCTGATCGGCGACGGGGTGGGGCACGTGGCGCTCACCGGCGTCGGCGCGGGCCTGCTGCTCAACCGCTCACCGGTGCTCGTCGCGGTGCTCGTGGCGACCCTCGGCGCGGTCACCATCGAGCTGGTCCGCGCGCGGGGGCGCACCTCCGGCGACCTGGCGCTGGCCCTGCTCTTCTACGGCGGCATCGCCGGCGGCGTGACGCTGGTCGGGCTCTCCGACAGCACCAGCGCCAGCCTGAACTCCTACCTGTTCGGGTCGCTGAGCACCATCACGCCGGCGGACCTGACCACCATCGCGGTGCTCGGCGCGGCGATCGCGGTGACCATGCTGGCGCTGCGCCCGGCCCTGTTCGCGGTCTGCCACGACGAGGAGTACGCCCGCGTCTCCGGGCTGCCGGTACGCACGCTCAACCTGCTGCTCGCCGTGGCCACCGCGGTCACCGTGACGATCGCCATGCGAGCCGTCGGGGTGCTGCTCATCAGCGCCCTGATGGTGGTGCCGGTGGCGACCGCGCAGCAGGTGACCCGGGGTTTCCGCAGCACGATGACGGCGGCGATGGCGCTCGGGCTCTTCGCGGCCGGTTCCGGGGTCTGGGTGGCGGCGAACGCCAACACCGCCCCCGGCGCCTCGGTGGTGCTGATGGCGATCGCCTCGTTCGCGGTGGTCGCGGTCCTCGGGGCCGGTTGGCGGGTGCTGCGCCGGCGGCGCACCCCGGACGCCGCGCCCGTACCCGAACCGCACGAGGTCGTGCTCCACTGA
- a CDS encoding Rv0361 family membrane protein, whose amino-acid sequence MTAPGPAIPPPYPPPPGQQGAQPPAVPGPPGDPGAPAPPAGPGVTPPFAAPPTEGRNTRLWLGLGAGALAVLLCCGGGGAAVVGLAVTGVQAVREQGRTVSTDYYQALVERKYGAAYDQLCDDAQRRESRREFERRVAAEPQIATFRVGDVDAVALTVPVDVTYTGGQQDRQEVTLGQDQQTGGMEVCGVS is encoded by the coding sequence ATGACCGCTCCCGGACCGGCGATCCCGCCGCCGTACCCTCCGCCGCCCGGCCAGCAGGGGGCGCAGCCGCCCGCCGTGCCCGGCCCGCCGGGGGACCCGGGCGCGCCCGCCCCGCCCGCCGGGCCGGGGGTCACCCCGCCGTTCGCGGCGCCGCCCACCGAGGGCCGCAACACCCGCCTCTGGCTCGGGCTGGGCGCCGGGGCGCTCGCCGTGCTGCTCTGCTGCGGCGGGGGTGGCGCGGCCGTGGTGGGGCTGGCCGTGACGGGGGTGCAGGCCGTACGCGAGCAGGGGCGCACCGTCTCCACCGACTACTACCAGGCGCTCGTCGAGCGCAAGTACGGCGCGGCGTACGACCAGCTCTGCGACGACGCGCAGCGGCGCGAGTCACGCCGGGAGTTCGAACGCCGGGTGGCCGCCGAGCCGCAGATCGCGACCTTCCGGGTGGGCGACGTGGACGCGGTCGCCCTCACCGTGCCCGTCGACGTGACCTACACCGGCGGTCAGCAGGACCGCCAGGAGGTCACCCTCGGGCAGGACCAGCAGACCGGTGGCATGGAGGTGTGCGGGGTGAGCTGA